The Gemmatimonadaceae bacterium genomic sequence CTCGCCCCGAGCGCGTAGCGCTGCTGCTGCACGCGGAGATCTTCTTCCGCCGCCGCGATCGCCGCGAGCTGCACCTGCACGCGCGCCTGTGCATTCGCCAGCGCCCGCAGCTGCGTGGTGAGATTTGCGCGCGCCGCCAGCTTGGCATCGCGCAGCTGCGCTTCGGCGTTGTGCAGCGCCACGTCGGCCTGCACCGTGGCTTGCTCGCGCACGAACTGGTTGAAGAGCGGATACGAGAAGTTGAACGTCATGTTCTGACGGTTCGGGTCGTTGCCGCCAAGCAGGAACAGGTTGCCGCTCGAGAACTGCTTCGAGCTCTGTGTATAGGAGTAGTTGTAGGTGAGGCTAAGCGTTGGGAGATACTGCGCGCGCTGCGACTTCTTGCTCGCCTTCGCCGACGCCACGTTCGCCTCCGCCACCATCACCGCCGGCCCCTGCGACACCAGCGATTCCAGCTCGGCTTCGGTGGGCATCGTGAAGGGCGCATCGACCGTATCCGACGGGCTCGCCGTGACGGTGGTGGTGGACCCCACCACGCGCGTCAGCGCCGCGTTCGCCACGCGCAGATCGTTCTGCGAGGTGAGCACCGCCAGCCGCGCATTGCCCACCTGAATGGCCGAGCGGAGCGAGTCCGACTTGGTGGCGACGCCGGCGGCCACGCGGGCGGTGGACGCCTTGAGCTGCTGCTCGGCCTGCTCCAGCTGCGCGCGGGCCGCCGCTTCCGATTCGCGCGCGGCGAGCGCCGCGTAGAACTGCTGCTTGGCCTGCAGCGCGGCATCAAAGCGGGCCTGCGTGAACGTGGCGTCGGCCACATCGGTCGTGGCGCGCGCGCGGCGCAGGTCCTCCCACCGCTGCATGCCGTCGAAGAGCACGAGGTTGGTGGAGAGACCGTTGTTGTAGTTCCACGGGTTGCCGGTGAGCGGCACCAGCTGCCCCTGGAAGAACTGCACACCCTGGGTGCGGGCGCTCGATGCCGTCAGGTTGAGCGACGGGATATAGGCGCCGATCGCGGATCGCCGCGCCGCGCCGGCGTTCCGTTCGAGGCCGCGGGCGTTCACGACGCCGGGCGCGTTCCGCTGCGCCTGGGCGATCGCCTCGGTGAGCGTGATCGGCCGGGCGTTGTCGTCGGGCAGCGTCATGGGGGTCTGTGCGCCAAGCGGGGCGGCCACCAGGACCGCCCCGAAAACGACTGCACGACCCGCCTGCATCAAAGCGGTCACTAGGGTTCCCCTCGCGCCTTTGCCGCACTGTCGGTGGCGCGTTGCTGACGCTCGATGAGACGGCGGAAGGCCGCCTGCTGGGTGCTGTCGAGCGTGTTCATCATGAGGACGCGCGCACTGTCGCGCGTCGAGTCGAGGGCGGGCTTGACTGGCGCCATGATCGCACTCGAACGCGACCGGCGCCATGCCCACACGGAATCAAAGACGGCCCGCTGTTCCGGGCGCAGCTGCAGTTCGTGGTCGAGCGTCTCCACCACGCTGGGCTGTTCGAACCACATCCGGGTGGCGGGCTTCACCATGGCCCGGTCCGACGCATACCCGACCGCGCCCCCGAACATGAAGGCGCCGACCAGATAGGCCATCGCAAGCGATTTGGGGCGGGGGGTGCTCACGGCAGGGGCCTAGTAGTCCAGCGGGTTCAGGTAGCGCTCGGGGGCGTCCGGGGCCAGGTGCGGGCGGGCCCGCGACAGGGTGGCCTCATCGACCGGGAGCGGCATCGTGCTTTCAACGGCGGCGCGCGCCGCCAGCTCGCGTGCCCGGGCGCTGGCCGCCTGATCGCGCACGAAGCTCACGCCCGTGGCCAGCAGCGCCAGCGTGGCCGCGATCAGTCCGGCTGTCCGCCAGTCCGCCGGGCGCAGCTCGGCAAAGCCGCTCCACCAGCTCGGGCGCAGGACGGTGTCCTGCATCGCCGTGGCGAGGCGCTGCATGATCCGCTGCTCCATCCCCTGCCAATAGGCATCGTCGGCGGGGGCGGCGTAGCGCTCGGCGAGGAGCG encodes the following:
- a CDS encoding TolC family protein — encoded protein: MAAPLGAQTPMTLPDDNARPITLTEAIAQAQRNAPGVVNARGLERNAGAARRSAIGAYIPSLNLTASSARTQGVQFFQGQLVPLTGNPWNYNNGLSTNLVLFDGMQRWEDLRRARATTDVADATFTQARFDAALQAKQQFYAALAARESEAAARAQLEQAEQQLKASTARVAAGVATKSDSLRSAIQVGNARLAVLTSQNDLRVANAALTRVVGSTTTVTASPSDTVDAPFTMPTEAELESLVSQGPAVMVAEANVASAKASKKSQRAQYLPTLSLTYNYSYTQSSKQFSSGNLFLLGGNDPNRQNMTFNFSYPLFNQFVREQATVQADVALHNAEAQLRDAKLAARANLTTQLRALANAQARVQVQLAAIAAAEEDLRVQQQRYALGASTLLDLLTSQTTLNQARQALIQARFDGRIARAQLSSLIGKEF